A stretch of the Actinomycetota bacterium genome encodes the following:
- a CDS encoding aminotransferase class III-fold pyridoxal phosphate-dependent enzyme, translating into MGLDDVLSTAPPALPAEEAAALALELFGAEGTATAVGSERDQTFVLGGPRPAVMKISNEAEDPARLDMEARAAFHALAADPGLAVATPWAALRTDPSRGPAAYRASIPSATGGVHQVRMYARMPGTASVDESTLSDAAVSAWGETAARLGRALRGFFDPGASRAVFWDPQHALALRPLVSAVADHRMRALIERTLDRYEAVVVPGWSTLRHQVIHGDLCADNMLVDDDGVITGIIDFGDMSFTALVVDLAAVIESLVSGRSGDEVLRVARMAMDGFERVLPLEPGERAILGELVAARSCAASILPSWRSSMYEDPEAFAAQYHEDAFELLKLFDEMGFEDVARRLGGREPGTMVAFDDLVGRRANVLGSALTGLSYAQPLHIVRGEGPWLFDHEDRRYLDAYNNVPVVGHCHPRVTGAIARQARVLNTNMRYLHATVLDLAERLVATTEGELDTVMFVNSGSEANDLAWRIAIAATGNSGGLCTAYAYHGVSETTTWLSPEAWSKGARPDHVETWRPPDAYRGLHMDPSEFPSAIARLAERGHAPAVAILDGVLTSDGILDLDPEYVTACVDALHRAGGLWIADEVQGGHGRTGDAMWSYQRLGIAPDFVTIGKPMGNGHPVAAVITRSDIVDRFAETTDYFSTFGGNPVSTAAASAVLDVIEDERLLNNAREVGTYLLARLLEVKADHPIIGDVRGMGLACGVEIVTDPASKQPDAGAAERIINGLRQHGVLVGTTGAADNTLKVRPPLVFGRAEADLLVETLRDVLTGG; encoded by the coding sequence ATGGGCCTCGACGACGTGCTCTCCACTGCTCCGCCGGCTCTTCCGGCGGAGGAGGCAGCCGCGCTGGCGCTCGAGTTGTTCGGGGCCGAAGGGACGGCGACAGCGGTGGGAAGCGAGCGCGACCAGACGTTCGTTCTGGGTGGCCCTCGTCCGGCGGTGATGAAGATCTCGAACGAGGCCGAAGATCCCGCCAGGCTCGATATGGAGGCCCGTGCCGCGTTCCACGCGCTGGCCGCCGATCCGGGGCTGGCGGTCGCAACACCGTGGGCTGCTCTGAGAACGGATCCGTCCCGAGGCCCGGCGGCGTATCGGGCATCGATCCCCTCGGCGACCGGGGGCGTGCACCAGGTCAGGATGTACGCACGCATGCCGGGGACGGCTTCGGTCGATGAGTCGACGCTGAGCGACGCCGCCGTGAGCGCATGGGGAGAGACCGCTGCGCGGCTGGGGCGCGCGCTTCGGGGGTTCTTCGATCCCGGGGCCTCGCGTGCGGTGTTCTGGGATCCCCAGCATGCGCTCGCGCTTCGCCCGCTGGTCTCAGCGGTCGCGGATCATCGGATGCGCGCGCTCATCGAGCGAACGCTTGACCGCTACGAGGCGGTCGTGGTCCCGGGGTGGTCCACGCTGCGCCATCAGGTGATCCACGGCGATCTCTGTGCGGACAACATGCTCGTGGACGACGATGGCGTGATCACGGGCATCATCGATTTCGGAGATATGAGCTTCACGGCGCTGGTCGTCGACTTGGCAGCGGTGATCGAGTCCCTGGTCTCGGGTCGAAGCGGCGACGAGGTCTTGCGGGTAGCGCGCATGGCGATGGACGGGTTCGAGCGTGTGCTCCCCCTGGAACCCGGAGAACGCGCGATCCTCGGGGAACTCGTCGCGGCCAGATCTTGCGCAGCATCGATCCTTCCTTCGTGGCGCTCCTCGATGTACGAAGACCCCGAGGCCTTCGCAGCTCAGTATCACGAGGATGCCTTCGAGCTCCTCAAGCTGTTTGACGAGATGGGCTTCGAGGACGTGGCCCGAAGATTGGGCGGGCGAGAGCCCGGCACCATGGTCGCCTTCGACGACCTGGTCGGCCGCCGCGCCAACGTGCTCGGCTCCGCGCTCACCGGACTCTCATACGCTCAACCGCTTCACATCGTTCGGGGTGAGGGTCCCTGGCTCTTCGACCACGAGGACCGCCGCTACCTCGATGCGTACAACAACGTGCCCGTCGTCGGGCATTGTCACCCTCGCGTGACCGGAGCGATCGCACGGCAAGCCCGCGTGCTCAACACGAACATGCGCTATCTGCACGCGACGGTGCTCGATCTAGCCGAGCGACTGGTGGCGACCACCGAGGGCGAACTGGACACAGTGATGTTCGTGAACTCCGGTTCAGAGGCCAACGATCTGGCTTGGCGGATCGCCATCGCGGCCACCGGCAACAGCGGCGGGCTCTGTACGGCCTATGCCTACCATGGGGTGAGCGAGACCACGACGTGGCTTTCCCCGGAGGCCTGGTCGAAAGGAGCGCGTCCCGACCACGTCGAGACCTGGCGCCCCCCCGACGCCTACCGGGGCTTGCATATGGACCCGTCCGAGTTCCCCTCTGCGATTGCCCGTCTCGCCGAGCGAGGTCACGCGCCCGCCGTCGCGATCTTGGACGGAGTGCTCACGAGCGACGGGATCCTCGATCTCGATCCCGAGTACGTGACAGCGTGCGTGGACGCACTGCACCGCGCTGGTGGCCTCTGGATCGCGGATGAGGTTCAGGGGGGGCACGGTCGCACCGGAGACGCGATGTGGTCCTACCAACGTCTCGGGATCGCACCCGACTTCGTCACCATCGGTAAGCCCATGGGCAACGGACACCCGGTGGCAGCGGTGATCACCAGGAGCGACATCGTCGACCGCTTCGCCGAGACCACCGACTATTTCTCTACGTTCGGCGGCAACCCCGTGTCGACAGCCGCTGCCAGCGCGGTCCTCGACGTGATCGAGGATGAACGACTCTTGAACAACGCTCGTGAAGTGGGTACCTATCTCCTCGCCCGACTGCTCGAGGTCAAGGCCGACCACCCGATCATCGGAGACGTGCGTGGCATGGGGCTTGCCTGCGGGGTCGAGATCGTGACGGACCCTGCTTCCAAGCAGCCGGACGCCGGCGCCGCCGAGCGGATCATCAACGGGCTCCGACAACACGGGGTGCTCGTCGGCACCACCGGTGCGGCGGACAACACGCTCAAGGTCCGCCCCCCGCTCGTGTTCGGCCGCGCGGAGGCAGATCTCTTGGTGGAAACCCTCCGCGACGTGCTCACGGGTGGATGA